In Candidatus Roseilinea sp., one DNA window encodes the following:
- a CDS encoding lipase: MQPFLSLTNISKSYAGVRALEDVSLTVYPGEIHCLVGENGSGKSTLIKIIAGVVQPDAGQIVINGKTMHRLHPIDAIREGIQVIYQDFSLFPNLTVAENIAINHELSRQKRWVNWREVREIARQAMRKINIRLDLDAAVSEIPVADKQLVAICRALLQNAKLIIMDEATTALTEREIRSLFDVIHNVQRENVAVLFVSHKLDEVLEIADKALIIRNGKVVLDVDARELDRSKLTYYMTGRNIEETMYEWQGDSDKPPLLEVRHLSSRGNFEDVTFQLYAGEILGVTGLLGSGRTELALALFGAIPIDAGEIALDGQPIVLRSIQDAITHRIGYVPEDRLTEGLFLESSVGNNILARVLDGLKSPGQLLDRALMKATTQEWIGRLSIKVLHAELPVKSLSGGNQQRVVLAKWLASKPRVLILNGPTMGVDVGSKMELHEIIKQLAREGLGVIIISDDIPELMQICNRILLMRRGRIVEHFDRRQITEMDLTQRLVAV; the protein is encoded by the coding sequence GTGCAGCCGTTTCTTTCTCTTACCAACATCAGCAAGTCGTATGCTGGCGTCCGCGCGCTAGAAGATGTCAGCTTGACCGTTTATCCTGGCGAGATTCACTGCTTGGTCGGTGAAAACGGCTCGGGCAAATCCACGCTGATCAAGATCATCGCCGGTGTGGTTCAGCCCGATGCCGGACAGATCGTCATCAACGGCAAGACCATGCATCGCCTGCATCCCATTGATGCGATCCGCGAGGGGATTCAGGTCATCTACCAGGACTTCTCTCTCTTCCCCAATCTCACGGTCGCAGAGAACATCGCCATCAATCACGAACTGTCTCGGCAGAAGCGCTGGGTGAACTGGCGCGAGGTGCGCGAGATTGCACGGCAAGCAATGCGCAAGATTAACATCCGGCTTGATCTGGATGCGGCCGTGAGCGAAATTCCGGTAGCGGATAAGCAATTGGTTGCTATTTGTCGCGCGTTGCTGCAGAACGCCAAGTTAATCATCATGGATGAGGCGACGACCGCGCTCACCGAAAGAGAGATCCGCTCGCTCTTTGATGTGATCCACAATGTCCAGCGTGAGAACGTGGCGGTGTTATTCGTGAGTCACAAGCTTGACGAGGTGCTGGAGATTGCCGATAAAGCGTTAATCATTCGCAACGGTAAGGTCGTGCTTGATGTGGATGCCCGCGAGTTGGATCGTAGCAAGTTAACTTACTACATGACCGGCCGCAATATCGAAGAGACGATGTACGAATGGCAGGGCGATTCTGACAAGCCTCCGTTGTTAGAGGTGCGCCATCTCTCATCGCGGGGTAACTTCGAGGACGTGACATTTCAACTCTATGCAGGCGAGATTCTAGGCGTCACCGGTCTGTTGGGCAGCGGACGCACCGAACTGGCACTTGCCCTATTCGGGGCAATCCCTATTGACGCCGGCGAGATCGCCCTCGACGGTCAGCCCATTGTCCTCCGCAGCATCCAAGATGCGATTACCCATAGGATCGGCTATGTGCCGGAAGATCGCCTGACCGAGGGCTTATTTCTGGAAAGCTCGGTCGGCAACAACATCCTGGCGCGCGTTTTGGATGGATTGAAAAGCCCCGGTCAATTGCTGGATCGCGCCTTGATGAAAGCGACGACGCAAGAATGGATTGGCCGGCTGAGCATCAAGGTGCTGCACGCCGAGCTGCCCGTCAAAAGCCTGTCGGGGGGCAATCAGCAGCGCGTGGTGCTGGCCAAATGGTTGGCGAGCAAGCCGCGTGTTCTGATTTTGAACGGTCCAACGATGGGCGTGGATGTAGGGTCGAAGATGGAGTTGCACGAGATCATCAAACAACTTGCCCGTGAAGGCCTAGGGGTGATCATCATCTCCGACGATATTCCCGAGTTGATGCAGATCTGCAATCGCATATTGCTGATGCGCCGTGGTCGCATCGTTGAGCACTTCGACCGCCGTCAGATTACGGAGATGGATCTGACCCAGCGGCTGGTGGCAGTGTGA
- a CDS encoding ABC transporter permease, whose product MQVKKLLAKQETLVALTLLGLCLVIGFINPVFWTARNWFDLARSATVTGIFAIGVLIVLISGGIDVSFTAIAVFAMYTTTVLLKDAQYTGGMWLFFVIAALIGLGLGLINAFFIARFRLPTLIVTLGTQSMFRGFLLFVIGSKIIRDIPPGMADYSKAFLFTVTDDRGVTVGLHSAVLWLVAIAILAFVILRYTMLGRGIYALGGSREAAERAGFNITRTQVFIYAFVGVLAGVAGMIYGGLNRQANAQDIVGQELDVIAATVLGGASIMGGRGSVIGTLLGVMLVVVMSNSLVLMGIPATWQRVVVGAIIIIGTAVPALRTLRRQRRSVNVEPELLAPVGGRT is encoded by the coding sequence ATGCAGGTCAAAAAGCTCCTCGCTAAGCAAGAAACGCTTGTGGCGCTCACGTTGTTAGGTCTATGTCTCGTCATCGGGTTCATCAATCCCGTCTTCTGGACGGCGCGTAATTGGTTCGACCTGGCGCGCAGCGCGACGGTGACCGGCATCTTTGCCATCGGTGTGTTGATCGTGCTTATCTCCGGCGGCATTGACGTATCGTTTACCGCAATCGCCGTGTTCGCCATGTACACCACCACCGTTTTGTTGAAGGACGCTCAGTACACCGGTGGGATGTGGTTGTTCTTCGTGATCGCTGCGCTCATCGGTTTAGGTTTAGGTCTGATCAACGCGTTCTTCATCGCGCGATTCCGTCTGCCAACGCTGATCGTCACGTTGGGGACGCAAAGCATGTTTCGCGGCTTCTTGCTATTCGTCATCGGCAGCAAGATCATTCGCGATATTCCCCCCGGCATGGCGGATTACTCGAAAGCCTTCCTATTTACTGTGACCGATGATCGCGGCGTGACGGTGGGGTTGCACTCCGCTGTGCTATGGCTGGTCGCAATTGCCATCTTGGCATTCGTCATCCTGCGCTACACCATGCTTGGGCGCGGTATCTACGCACTAGGGGGCTCGCGCGAAGCAGCCGAGCGTGCGGGTTTCAACATCACGCGCACGCAGGTGTTCATCTACGCATTCGTCGGTGTATTGGCGGGCGTCGCCGGCATGATCTACGGTGGCTTGAATCGTCAAGCCAATGCACAAGACATCGTCGGGCAGGAACTGGACGTCATCGCGGCGACCGTCCTCGGCGGCGCTTCGATCATGGGGGGGCGGGGCAGCGTGATCGGTACGCTGCTCGGCGTGATGCTTGTCGTTGTGATGAGCAATAGCCTGGTGCTGATGGGCATCCCGGCCACTTGGCAGCGCGTGGTCGTCGGGGCCATCATCATTATCGGCACGGCTGTGCCTGCGCTGCGCACACTCCGCCGACAACGCCGCTCGGTCAATGTGGAACCTGAGCTCCTGGCGCCGGTAGGAGGACGAACATGA
- a CDS encoding ABC transporter permease has translation MTSQETARQSAAPWVRLVVRDGNLLRLFIACVLIFVVMTLLRPEVFPTVENFRSMGSQFPEVGVLAVAIMIAMLTGGIDLSVVSIANLSGVLAALFIRTFIPAEASDVQVVIGLIGAVVIAFAVGMLCGLLNGLLVARVNLTPILATLGTMTLYTGITVVITRGNAVFAENRLTFIGNTYLFDVIPIPMLIFAVVVAVFSVILNRTAFGLKLYLIGTNEKAARFSGIDVPRTLIGAYVLSGLLAAVVAIIFLGRNNSAKWDFAPSYVLQAILVAVLAGVNPAGGSGRLLGIVLAILALQFVSTGLNMLLLAVSGGQFFKEFAWGALLLIIMVINYFSERRR, from the coding sequence ATGACCTCTCAGGAGACTGCCCGCCAATCTGCTGCGCCTTGGGTACGCCTGGTCGTCCGTGATGGCAATCTGCTGCGGCTGTTCATCGCCTGCGTCTTGATTTTTGTCGTCATGACGCTGCTGCGTCCGGAGGTCTTCCCGACTGTGGAGAACTTCCGCTCGATGGGCAGCCAGTTCCCTGAGGTAGGTGTTTTGGCGGTTGCCATCATGATCGCAATGCTCACGGGAGGGATTGATCTCTCGGTAGTCAGTATCGCGAATCTGTCCGGCGTTTTGGCTGCGCTCTTCATTCGCACATTCATTCCTGCTGAAGCGTCTGATGTACAGGTCGTCATCGGGCTGATTGGCGCTGTGGTCATCGCCTTTGCTGTCGGCATGTTGTGCGGCTTGTTGAACGGTCTGCTAGTCGCGCGCGTCAACTTGACGCCGATTCTGGCGACGTTGGGGACGATGACCCTCTATACGGGTATCACCGTGGTCATTACGCGCGGCAATGCGGTGTTCGCCGAGAATCGTCTGACCTTTATCGGCAACACCTACCTGTTCGACGTCATCCCCATTCCGATGCTGATCTTTGCCGTTGTGGTGGCTGTCTTCTCGGTGATCCTCAACCGCACTGCGTTTGGGCTCAAGCTGTATCTCATTGGCACAAACGAAAAGGCCGCGCGCTTCTCCGGCATTGATGTCCCACGCACACTGATTGGGGCGTATGTGTTGAGCGGCCTGCTAGCAGCCGTGGTCGCCATTATCTTTCTGGGGCGCAACAATTCCGCCAAATGGGATTTTGCCCCTTCGTATGTGCTTCAGGCGATTCTCGTCGCCGTGTTGGCCGGCGTGAATCCTGCCGGCGGCTCCGGACGCTTATTGGGGATCGTGCTGGCTATCTTGGCCTTGCAATTTGTCTCCACCGGCCTCAACATGCTGCTCTTGGCGGTGAGCGGGGGGCAATTCTTCAAGGAATTCGCCTGGGGGGCGTTGCTGCTGATCATCATGGTC